One genomic segment of Sphingomonas sp. KR3-1 includes these proteins:
- a CDS encoding glycoside hydrolase family 2 protein: MSKFVSAWRIRDFAPGEGARAGAASGQGEGWIPASAPDDTYRALVDAGRLADPYVGRNEIPAEWVRDREWWWHTQVDLAGDGALVFDGLDTFADVYLDGRLLGSADNMFRSWRFDLGHIAPGTHDLALCFHPTAAKVAGAPLPVWEAFADRISRSRRTLMRKAQFGWGWDWGPDLPTVGIWQPVRIERRGGAVVRSLNFTTLAIADVAEVVVDIDLSEPAEVMVQLLDPAGVSVASARLDGSGSVGLTVADPQLWWTADLGAQPLYTLVARTGDAELRRQVGIRTIALDQSPDPDEPGTTFFRFLLNGVPIFARGANWVPASSFVGAIPDAAYADLLARAVSANMNMIRVWGGGIYEPDLFYDICDRLGLLVWQDFMFACAPYPDGDPAFDANVRAEVAEQVLRLRHHTCLALWCGNNENQALQWFNNLATGERAEVGGLALYEELIPRVLDALDPETPYRAGSPLGGPSPNSMRGGDVHNWTVWHGIPLVLDADAVGEKDTTPEGVAFTRYAEDMARFVSEFGLQAAPDIGTLRRWMAPEDLALGAPGFLERIKDVADKATAMMIPVTGLPATIEDFVDFTMIAQAEGLKFGIEHYRRRKPHCSGALIWQHNDCWPCVSWSLIDYDGIAKSSWYATRRAFAPVLASFRRDGDMVELWIANDTLAPVRDVATIALARLAGGTEWTERVDLEVAANRSTCVWRGPVADSVENVLTVRSAGASFPDNRLLLAPVKELVLHPAGLAISHEASGDALRITIAAERYALAVHLRSDDPSLRFDDNHFDLAGGEARTVTVTGTTDPGSVEIRCWNARSPG; encoded by the coding sequence ATGAGCAAATTCGTCAGTGCCTGGCGGATACGGGATTTTGCGCCCGGCGAAGGCGCACGCGCCGGGGCCGCGAGCGGGCAGGGCGAGGGCTGGATCCCGGCCAGCGCGCCCGACGATACCTATCGCGCGCTGGTCGACGCCGGTCGGCTGGCGGATCCCTATGTCGGGCGGAACGAGATCCCCGCGGAATGGGTGCGCGACCGCGAATGGTGGTGGCACACACAGGTCGATCTCGCGGGGGACGGGGCACTGGTCTTCGACGGGCTCGATACCTTCGCCGATGTGTATCTCGATGGCCGGCTGCTCGGCAGTGCCGACAACATGTTTCGCAGCTGGCGCTTCGATCTCGGGCATATCGCGCCGGGCACGCACGACCTCGCGCTCTGCTTCCACCCCACCGCCGCGAAGGTCGCCGGCGCGCCGCTGCCGGTGTGGGAGGCCTTCGCGGATCGCATCTCGCGGTCGCGCCGCACGCTGATGCGCAAGGCGCAGTTCGGCTGGGGCTGGGACTGGGGTCCCGACCTTCCCACGGTCGGGATCTGGCAGCCGGTGCGCATCGAGCGCCGCGGCGGCGCCGTCGTGCGCAGCCTGAACTTCACGACCCTGGCGATCGCGGACGTAGCGGAAGTCGTCGTCGATATCGACCTCAGCGAGCCCGCCGAGGTCATGGTGCAGCTGCTCGATCCCGCGGGCGTTTCCGTGGCGAGCGCGCGCCTCGACGGGTCGGGCTCGGTCGGGTTGACGGTTGCCGATCCGCAGCTATGGTGGACCGCCGATCTCGGCGCCCAGCCGCTCTACACCCTGGTCGCGCGGACCGGCGATGCCGAGCTGCGCCGCCAGGTCGGCATCCGGACGATCGCGCTCGACCAGTCGCCCGATCCCGACGAGCCCGGCACGACCTTCTTCCGCTTCCTGCTCAACGGCGTGCCGATCTTCGCCAGGGGCGCCAATTGGGTGCCGGCCAGCTCGTTCGTCGGCGCGATTCCCGATGCCGCCTATGCGGATCTGCTGGCCCGCGCGGTCTCGGCCAACATGAACATGATCCGCGTCTGGGGCGGCGGCATCTACGAGCCCGACCTGTTCTACGATATCTGTGATCGGCTCGGCTTGCTGGTGTGGCAGGATTTCATGTTCGCCTGCGCACCCTATCCGGACGGCGATCCCGCCTTCGACGCGAATGTCCGCGCCGAGGTGGCCGAGCAGGTGTTACGGCTGCGCCATCACACCTGCCTTGCGCTGTGGTGCGGCAACAACGAGAATCAGGCGCTCCAGTGGTTCAACAACCTGGCCACCGGAGAGCGCGCCGAAGTGGGTGGCCTCGCCTTGTACGAGGAACTGATCCCGCGGGTTCTCGACGCACTGGACCCGGAAACGCCCTATCGGGCCGGCAGCCCTTTGGGTGGGCCGAGTCCCAACAGCATGCGCGGCGGCGATGTCCACAACTGGACGGTGTGGCACGGCATCCCGCTCGTCCTCGATGCCGATGCGGTGGGGGAGAAGGATACCACGCCGGAAGGCGTCGCTTTCACCCGCTATGCCGAGGACATGGCGCGTTTCGTCAGCGAGTTCGGGCTGCAGGCCGCCCCCGATATCGGCACGCTGCGCCGCTGGATGGCGCCCGAGGACCTCGCGCTCGGCGCGCCGGGTTTCCTCGAGCGGATCAAGGACGTGGCCGACAAGGCGACGGCGATGATGATTCCGGTCACCGGCCTGCCCGCGACGATCGAGGACTTTGTCGACTTCACCATGATCGCCCAGGCCGAAGGGCTGAAGTTCGGCATAGAGCATTATCGCCGCCGCAAGCCGCATTGCTCGGGCGCGCTGATCTGGCAGCACAATGACTGCTGGCCCTGCGTGAGCTGGAGCCTGATCGACTATGACGGGATCGCAAAGTCGAGTTGGTATGCCACCCGCCGGGCCTTTGCGCCCGTGCTCGCCTCGTTCCGGCGCGATGGAGACATGGTCGAGCTGTGGATCGCCAACGACACGCTCGCGCCCGTGCGCGACGTCGCCACGATCGCGCTCGCCCGGCTTGCCGGCGGCACCGAATGGACCGAGCGAGTGGACCTGGAGGTCGCGGCCAATCGCAGCACCTGCGTCTGGCGCGGGCCGGTCGCGGACAGCGTCGAGAACGTGCTCACCGTGCGCTCCGCCGGTGCGAGCTTCCCCGACAATCGCCTGCTCCTCGCGCCGGTGAAGGAGCTCGTGCTGCACCCGGCCGGGCTTGCGATCAGCCATGAGGCATCGGGCGATGCGCTCCGCATCACGATCGCAGCCGAACGCTATGCGCTGGCCGTGCACCTGCGTTCGGATGACCCATCGCTGCGCTTCGACGACAATCACTTCGATCTGGCGGGTGGCGAGGCACGGACCGTGACCGTCACCGGCACGACCGATCCCGGCAGCGTCGAGATCCGCTGCTGGAACGCGCGGAGCCCCGGCTGA
- a CDS encoding MFS transporter, which produces MKAVPAGSVVAEAHEQATPMPPAAAIRPTKWSVIWLLTLTIFSALTVGGLLSPLQEAVKAELHLSDLDIGLLAGGATAIPIALLSLPIAWLVDHSKRNRLLVILASFWAVGTIGTAFAPSLTWLFLARLIAGIGAGTAFPVLISLLADVCMPDRRGRSMLLVSIGAWGGAAASFAIGGSLFGYLTSHPGAGLLGMTPWREVHLLVGTGSALAVVPLCFIQEPPRYEVEQTSVSLRLAMQAFWRRRKFLVPLLAGQLTGGMAEGAAAIWMGSLLIRQYHQAPGSFGGWVGAVILGSGIIGSVIGGFAADAAGKLKMRGAILLPAAIATALTIPAGAFSIMPTVAGFAWVLFALLVGGTIVNLVSSAAIAVLIPNEDRAVTLAGMKIAGTMVGAGIAPPLVVWLSTFSTGQWGLGEAVAVMGVVTGAMSLAGFWLAMRNAPQEVALDPNAKMIPAEA; this is translated from the coding sequence ATGAAGGCTGTGCCCGCGGGGTCCGTCGTGGCGGAAGCGCATGAGCAGGCGACCCCGATGCCCCCAGCGGCGGCGATCAGGCCGACCAAGTGGAGCGTCATCTGGCTGCTCACCCTGACGATTTTCTCGGCGCTCACCGTCGGCGGGCTGCTCAGCCCGCTCCAGGAAGCGGTGAAGGCCGAACTGCACCTGAGCGACCTCGACATCGGCCTGCTCGCCGGCGGGGCGACCGCGATCCCGATCGCGCTGCTCTCGCTGCCGATCGCCTGGCTGGTCGATCACAGCAAGCGCAACCGGCTGCTGGTGATCCTCGCCTCCTTCTGGGCGGTCGGGACGATCGGCACGGCCTTCGCGCCGAGCCTGACCTGGCTGTTCCTCGCGCGGCTGATCGCCGGGATCGGCGCGGGCACGGCGTTCCCGGTGCTGATCTCGCTGCTCGCCGATGTCTGCATGCCCGATCGGCGCGGACGCTCGATGCTGCTCGTCTCGATCGGCGCCTGGGGCGGCGCCGCTGCGTCGTTCGCGATCGGCGGCTCGCTGTTCGGCTATCTGACCAGCCACCCGGGCGCAGGGCTGCTCGGGATGACGCCGTGGCGCGAAGTGCATCTGCTCGTCGGCACCGGCTCGGCGCTGGCGGTGGTGCCGCTGTGCTTCATCCAGGAGCCGCCGCGCTACGAAGTCGAGCAGACCAGCGTCTCGCTGCGCCTGGCGATGCAGGCCTTCTGGCGGCGGCGGAAATTCCTGGTGCCGCTGCTCGCCGGCCAGCTGACCGGCGGCATGGCCGAGGGCGCCGCGGCGATCTGGATGGGATCGCTGCTGATCCGCCAATATCACCAGGCGCCGGGATCGTTCGGCGGCTGGGTGGGCGCGGTGATCCTGGGATCGGGCATCATCGGCTCGGTGATCGGCGGCTTCGCGGCGGACGCGGCGGGCAAGCTCAAGATGCGCGGCGCGATCCTGCTGCCGGCGGCGATCGCGACGGCGCTGACCATCCCGGCGGGCGCCTTCTCGATCATGCCGACGGTTGCGGGCTTCGCTTGGGTGCTGTTCGCGCTGCTGGTCGGCGGGACGATCGTCAACCTAGTCTCGTCGGCGGCGATCGCGGTGCTGATCCCGAACGAGGACCGCGCAGTGACGCTGGCGGGTATGAAGATCGCGGGCACGATGGTCGGCGCCGGCATCGCGCCGCCGCTGGTGGTGTGGCTGTCGACCTTCAGCACCGGGCAATGGGGCCTGGGCGAGGCGGTGG
- a CDS encoding AMP-binding protein — MHEGQLRTQDAEEDMGDLQPYELTLDKFIAHAAKWHPRGQVVTGGGAGGPVARIDYAGLHARANRLSGAFAALGIRRGDRIATLAWNSQGHMEAWYAAFGMGVSCHTLNPRLSPAQIADMIRQADDRLIAASADQAAVVEELVRLCPSIAQVLILDEPGEEAVKLPDCGPIPAWTQARLLAEHGAPAEWGGFSERTEAALCFTSGTTGAPKGVPYTHRCNYLVTLSLLQSDVMGINARDAILAAVPMFHANGWGLPLAGAASGAKLVFTGHHNDGASLAELIRSEGVTLAVGVPTVWLGLIEHLERTGGALPSLQRVLLGGSGVPQALIDRIEQRLGVRCQTSWGMTELAPLGTVTPAGDPGRASIAGRPPVGVDLRLVDFEGRELPDQRGGEGHLQVRGSSTVHCYFGHAEPATDRDGWFDTGDLATIDADGNLAITGRAKDLIKSGGEWINPGEIEAIVGNLPGVSLVAVIGRAHARWTERPVLVVEGQGASDAEIRAALDGAVPRWWMPDAIVRVDRMPLAMTGKIDKQALRRTHGTDPAAAA, encoded by the coding sequence ATGCACGAGGGGCAGCTGCGCACGCAGGATGCGGAGGAAGATATGGGCGACTTGCAGCCCTATGAGCTGACGCTCGACAAGTTCATCGCGCACGCCGCGAAATGGCATCCCCGCGGCCAGGTGGTCACCGGCGGCGGTGCCGGCGGCCCGGTCGCGCGCATCGACTATGCGGGATTGCACGCGCGCGCCAACCGCCTGTCCGGCGCCTTTGCCGCGCTCGGCATCCGCCGCGGCGATCGCATCGCCACGCTCGCCTGGAACAGCCAGGGCCATATGGAGGCCTGGTACGCCGCGTTCGGCATGGGGGTGAGCTGCCACACGCTCAACCCGCGGCTGAGCCCCGCCCAGATCGCCGACATGATCCGCCAGGCCGATGACCGGCTGATCGCCGCGAGCGCCGACCAGGCGGCGGTGGTCGAGGAGCTGGTCCGGCTCTGCCCGAGCATCGCACAGGTGCTGATCCTCGACGAGCCCGGCGAGGAAGCGGTGAAGCTCCCCGATTGCGGCCCCATCCCGGCCTGGACCCAGGCGCGGCTGCTCGCCGAGCATGGCGCGCCGGCCGAATGGGGCGGCTTCTCGGAGCGGACCGAGGCGGCGCTCTGCTTCACTTCGGGCACCACCGGCGCGCCCAAGGGCGTGCCCTACACGCATCGCTGCAACTATCTCGTCACCCTCTCGCTGCTGCAGAGCGACGTGATGGGGATCAATGCGCGCGATGCGATCCTCGCCGCGGTGCCGATGTTCCACGCCAATGGCTGGGGCCTGCCGCTCGCTGGCGCTGCCTCGGGCGCGAAGCTGGTGTTCACCGGCCATCACAATGACGGCGCCAGCCTCGCCGAGCTGATCCGCAGCGAAGGCGTCACGCTCGCGGTCGGCGTCCCCACCGTGTGGCTCGGCCTGATCGAGCATCTCGAGCGCACCGGCGGGGCCTTGCCCTCGCTCCAGCGCGTCCTGCTCGGCGGATCGGGCGTGCCCCAGGCGCTGATCGACCGCATCGAGCAGCGCCTCGGCGTCCGCTGCCAGACCAGCTGGGGCATGACCGAGCTCGCCCCGCTCGGCACCGTCACCCCCGCGGGCGATCCCGGCCGGGCCAGCATCGCCGGCCGCCCGCCGGTCGGCGTCGACCTGCGCCTCGTCGATTTCGAAGGCAGGGAGCTGCCCGACCAGCGCGGTGGCGAAGGCCATCTCCAGGTCCGCGGATCGAGCACCGTCCATTGCTATTTCGGCCATGCGGAGCCGGCCACCGACCGCGACGGCTGGTTCGACACCGGCGACCTCGCCACGATCGACGCCGACGGCAATCTCGCGATCACCGGCCGCGCCAAGGACCTGATCAAGTCGGGCGGCGAGTGGATCAACCCCGGCGAGATCGAGGCGATCGTCGGCAATCTGCCCGGCGTCTCGCTGGTCGCGGTGATCGGCCGCGCGCATGCCAGATGGACCGAGCGCCCGGTGCTCGTGGTCGAGGGGCAGGGCGCCTCCGATGCCGAGATCCGCGCCGCGCTCGACGGCGCCGTGCCGCGCTGGTGGATGCCCGATGCGATCGTCCGCGTCGATCGCATGCCGCTCGCGATGACCGGCAAGATCGACAAGCAGGCGCTGCGCCGCACGCATGGGACGGATCCCGCAGCCGCCGCGTAA
- a CDS encoding TetR/AcrR family transcriptional regulator, translated as MTEAKPKRRTKAQQRAETLDQILDAAEYLFSLRGLYGVTLKDVAQQADVHTSLLHYYFEDKKAIFDAVFARRASVTAELRMAALDRYAGECRGKPTVEGALRAFLDTDLDLYIQGGEGWRNFATLGAQVAMAPKWGAEMFDKHFDPVVLRLIGLLKQAMPGCPEEDIFWGYHFGTGALIMTLARTGRIDQLSGGLCKSEDFPAVKARMARFLAFGFEGICRDRAEARAAAAVS; from the coding sequence ATGACCGAAGCCAAGCCCAAGCGCCGGACCAAGGCGCAGCAACGCGCCGAAACGCTGGACCAGATCCTCGACGCGGCGGAATATCTTTTCTCGCTGCGCGGGCTCTACGGCGTGACGCTCAAGGATGTCGCCCAGCAGGCGGACGTCCACACTTCGCTTCTTCACTATTATTTCGAGGACAAGAAGGCGATCTTCGACGCGGTGTTCGCGCGGCGCGCCTCGGTCACCGCCGAGCTGCGCATGGCCGCGCTCGATCGCTATGCCGGCGAATGCCGCGGCAAGCCGACGGTGGAGGGCGCGCTGCGCGCCTTTCTCGATACCGATCTCGATCTCTACATCCAGGGCGGGGAGGGCTGGCGCAATTTCGCGACGCTCGGCGCCCAGGTGGCGATGGCGCCAAAATGGGGTGCCGAGATGTTCGACAAGCATTTCGATCCGGTGGTGCTCCGCCTGATCGGGCTGCTCAAGCAGGCGATGCCCGGTTGCCCGGAGGAGGATATCTTCTGGGGCTATCACTTCGGCACCGGCGCGCTGATCATGACGCTCGCGCGGACCGGACGCATCGATCAGCTTTCGGGCGGCCTGTGCAAGTCCGAGGATTTCCCCGCCGTCAAGGCGCGCATGGCCCGCTTCCTCGCGTTCGGTTTCGAAGGTATCTGCCGCGACCGTGCCGAGGCACGGGCGGCCGCCGCGGTCAGTTAG
- a CDS encoding TonB-dependent receptor, translating to MKAFCWLTVSAVALMTAGAAQAQTTDPTAAAKPADSTDPSSEIVVTAERRSTSLQRTGVAATVLTGQDLVKKSINGVEQLQFATPSLTVNTTGQGNAFNIRGIGKTEQTSAIGVGVVTYRDGVATLPGYFQAEPYYDIASVEVLRGPQGTFAGGNATGGAVFITEKNPDTQSVNGYAMAQYGNYNDIKLQGALNLPVSDTLAVRFAGNMEHRDTFYDVSGPWTGNPGDRRDYSGRASILWQPSANFRVLLKGDYNNIEYGGLPASPATATGDPLVVAQNAYLNGRDEFGRIVLNMAYTTDGGMTFRSISGYQRGTTQINYDADGTAATGTAAAPALSFRDNITEEIWSQEFNIVSPDTGPFTWVLGGYWQSDKIFIPANGGYYSDATPNTPAALDIEIVGTNPKTALAAFGQVGYQLTDGLQVTVGGRWSRTSSANDAVARAYFTGLPGPLASLPQKDKTVDKKLNGKVALNWTVDANNFLYAFVATGSKAGGLNGPNLAGVAPLAFDAEDVTDFELGWKGTFMDGHLRTQFGGYYNLYKNFQINIVDPRSPGISSLFNVPGDTRLYGLEASAQGSFDAFSFDLSASVSNSKLSKFYAADPRLGAAPAVCNPATGPATARCINLEGREQNYAPKFTFSGGMQYAIPLGGDASLTPRVDYAHIGAVWGTLFQNVSRGDRIQARDIVNAQLTLATGPWSIAAYSTNLTDEHYVAAINGTRRLAGAPRQYGLRVSRSF from the coding sequence ATGAAGGCCTTTTGCTGGCTGACGGTTTCTGCCGTCGCACTGATGACTGCCGGCGCCGCGCAGGCGCAGACCACCGATCCCACCGCCGCCGCCAAGCCGGCCGACAGCACCGATCCTTCGAGCGAGATCGTCGTCACCGCCGAGCGCCGCTCGACCAGCCTCCAGCGCACCGGCGTCGCCGCGACCGTGCTGACCGGCCAGGACCTGGTCAAGAAGAGCATCAACGGCGTCGAGCAGCTCCAGTTCGCCACGCCGTCGCTCACCGTCAACACCACCGGCCAGGGCAACGCGTTCAACATCCGCGGCATCGGCAAGACCGAGCAGACCAGTGCGATCGGCGTCGGCGTCGTCACCTATCGCGACGGTGTAGCCACGCTGCCCGGCTATTTCCAGGCCGAGCCCTATTACGATATCGCCAGCGTCGAAGTGCTGCGCGGGCCGCAGGGCACCTTCGCCGGCGGCAACGCGACCGGCGGCGCGGTGTTCATCACCGAGAAGAACCCCGATACGCAGAGCGTCAACGGCTATGCCATGGCGCAATACGGTAACTACAACGACATCAAGCTGCAGGGCGCGCTCAACCTGCCGGTCAGCGACACGCTGGCCGTCCGCTTCGCCGGCAACATGGAGCACCGCGACACCTTCTACGATGTGTCCGGCCCCTGGACCGGCAATCCCGGCGACCGCCGCGATTACAGCGGCCGCGCCTCGATCCTGTGGCAGCCGAGCGCGAACTTCCGCGTGCTGCTGAAGGGCGACTACAACAACATCGAATATGGCGGCCTGCCCGCCAGCCCGGCGACCGCGACCGGCGATCCGCTGGTCGTCGCGCAGAACGCCTATCTCAACGGCCGCGACGAGTTCGGCCGCATCGTGCTCAACATGGCCTACACCACCGATGGCGGCATGACCTTCCGCTCGATCAGCGGCTATCAGCGCGGCACCACCCAGATCAACTATGATGCGGACGGCACCGCCGCCACCGGCACCGCCGCCGCGCCCGCGCTGTCGTTCCGCGACAACATCACCGAGGAGATCTGGTCGCAGGAGTTCAACATCGTCTCGCCCGATACCGGCCCCTTCACCTGGGTGCTCGGCGGCTATTGGCAGAGCGACAAGATCTTCATCCCGGCCAATGGCGGCTATTATTCGGACGCGACGCCGAACACGCCCGCCGCGCTCGACATCGAGATCGTTGGCACCAATCCCAAGACCGCGCTCGCCGCGTTCGGCCAGGTCGGCTATCAGCTGACCGACGGGCTGCAGGTCACCGTCGGTGGCCGCTGGTCGCGCACCTCCTCGGCCAATGACGCAGTGGCGCGCGCCTATTTCACCGGCCTGCCCGGTCCGCTGGCGTCGCTCCCGCAGAAGGACAAGACGGTCGACAAGAAGCTCAACGGCAAGGTCGCGCTCAACTGGACCGTCGATGCGAACAACTTCCTCTATGCCTTCGTCGCCACCGGCTCCAAGGCGGGAGGCCTCAATGGCCCGAACCTGGCGGGCGTCGCGCCCCTGGCCTTCGATGCCGAGGACGTGACCGATTTCGAGCTGGGCTGGAAGGGCACCTTCATGGATGGCCATCTGCGCACCCAGTTCGGTGGCTATTACAACCTCTACAAGAACTTCCAGATCAACATCGTCGATCCGCGCTCGCCGGGCATCTCGTCGCTGTTCAACGTGCCGGGCGATACCAGGCTCTATGGCCTGGAAGCCTCGGCGCAGGGCAGCTTCGACGCCTTCTCGTTCGATCTCTCGGCCTCGGTCTCGAACTCGAAGCTGAGCAAATTCTACGCGGCGGATCCCCGCCTCGGCGCGGCGCCGGCAGTCTGCAACCCGGCTACCGGCCCGGCCACCGCGCGCTGCATCAACCTCGAGGGGCGCGAGCAGAATTATGCGCCGAAGTTCACCTTCAGCGGCGGCATGCAATATGCCATCCCGCTCGGCGGCGACGCTTCGCTGACGCCGCGGGTCGACTATGCCCATATCGGCGCGGTCTGGGGCACGCTGTTCCAGAACGTCTCGCGCGGCGACCGTATCCAGGCGCGCGACATCGTCAACGCCCAGCTCACGCTCGCCACCGGCCCCTGGTCGATCGCGGCCTATTCGACCAACCTGACCGACGAGCATTATGTCGCGGCGATCAACGGCACCCGCCGCCTCGCAGGTGCGCCGCGCCAGTACGGCCTGCGCGTCAGCCGCAGCTTCTAG
- a CDS encoding acyl-CoA dehydrogenase: MFTPATAEQRFVLEHVVRLDEISPEAAEMTDAVLEGAGQFAAGEWAPLEREGDTSGPKWTPEGVKMPAGFAEAYQAYVEGGWGTIGSPAEHGGQGLPVSLSIAVLETLGTANMGFALAPILTVGAVEALLHHGTPEQQAAYLPQLSTGAWTGTMNLTEPQAGSDVGALKTKAEPVGDGTFKIKGTKIFISFGDHDMAENIVHLVLARTPGAPAGTKGISLFLVPKFRLNADGTPGAFNDVRTVSIEHKMGLHASPTCVLSFGDNDDCIGTLVGPELGGIRAMFTMMNNARLNVGLQGVQVAERATQRAVAYARERVQGIRNGQQVAIVEHPDVRRMLLRMKAQTQAARALVYYAFGQLDRARAGDAAADKRVELLTPLAKAHGTDLGNEVASLGVQVHGGMGYIEETGAAQHFRDARITPIYEGTNGIQAADLVGRKLSMDNGGTLLGLLGEMRGDAENAGLLTLIDACEEIARHLLSSEMDDRLAASYPFLTMLSTAVCGWLMEASGRAAARSEGDPAFLKMKQASARFYVEQIVPEAIGLKAAAMAKADILYGFDAETFAA; encoded by the coding sequence ATGTTCACTCCCGCCACCGCCGAGCAGCGTTTCGTCCTGGAGCATGTCGTTCGTCTGGACGAGATTTCTCCGGAAGCCGCCGAAATGACCGATGCGGTGCTGGAGGGCGCGGGCCAGTTCGCTGCCGGCGAATGGGCGCCGCTCGAGCGCGAAGGCGATACCAGTGGCCCCAAATGGACCCCCGAGGGCGTGAAGATGCCGGCAGGGTTCGCCGAGGCGTACCAGGCCTATGTCGAGGGCGGCTGGGGCACGATCGGGTCGCCGGCCGAGCATGGCGGGCAGGGGCTGCCGGTCAGCCTGTCGATCGCCGTGCTCGAGACGCTCGGCACTGCGAACATGGGCTTCGCGCTCGCCCCGATCCTGACGGTCGGCGCGGTCGAGGCGCTGCTGCACCACGGCACCCCCGAGCAGCAGGCAGCCTATCTGCCCCAGCTCTCGACCGGCGCCTGGACCGGCACGATGAATTTGACTGAGCCCCAGGCCGGCAGCGATGTCGGCGCCTTGAAGACCAAGGCCGAGCCAGTCGGCGACGGGACGTTCAAGATCAAGGGCACCAAGATCTTCATCAGCTTCGGCGACCACGACATGGCCGAGAACATTGTCCATCTCGTGCTGGCGAGGACCCCCGGCGCACCGGCGGGCACCAAGGGCATCTCGCTGTTCCTGGTGCCCAAATTCCGCCTGAACGCGGATGGCACGCCGGGCGCCTTCAACGACGTCCGCACGGTCTCGATCGAGCACAAGATGGGCCTCCACGCCTCGCCGACCTGCGTGCTCTCCTTCGGCGACAATGACGATTGCATCGGCACTTTGGTCGGGCCCGAGCTGGGCGGCATCCGCGCGATGTTCACGATGATGAACAATGCCCGGCTGAACGTGGGCCTGCAGGGGGTGCAGGTCGCCGAGCGCGCCACCCAGCGCGCCGTCGCCTATGCCCGCGAGCGGGTGCAGGGCATTCGAAATGGCCAGCAGGTGGCGATTGTCGAGCATCCCGATGTCCGCCGCATGCTGCTGCGCATGAAGGCGCAGACCCAGGCGGCGCGGGCGCTCGTCTACTACGCCTTCGGCCAGCTCGACCGCGCCCGCGCCGGCGATGCCGCCGCAGACAAGCGCGTCGAGCTGCTCACTCCGCTCGCCAAGGCGCATGGCACCGATCTCGGCAACGAAGTCGCATCGCTGGGCGTCCAGGTCCATGGCGGGATGGGCTATATCGAGGAGACCGGCGCCGCCCAGCATTTCCGCGACGCGCGCATCACTCCGATCTATGAAGGCACCAACGGCATCCAGGCCGCCGATCTGGTCGGCCGCAAGCTCAGCATGGACAATGGCGGGACGTTGCTCGGCCTGCTTGGCGAGATGCGCGGCGATGCCGAGAATGCCGGCCTGCTCACCCTGATCGACGCGTGCGAGGAAATCGCCCGCCACCTGCTCTCGAGCGAGATGGATGACCGGCTCGCCGCCAGCTATCCGTTCCTGACGATGCTCTCAACCGCGGTCTGCGGCTGGCTGATGGAAGCGAGCGGCCGCGCCGCCGCGCGCAGCGAGGGCGACCCGGCCTTCCTCAAGATGAAGCAGGCCAGCGCGCGCTTCTATGTCGAGCAGATCGTCCCAGAGGCGATCGGGCTCAAGGCCGCCGCCATGGCGAAGGCGGATATTTTATACGGGTTCGATGCCGAGACGTTCGCCGCCTGA